A genomic segment from Arcobacter acticola encodes:
- the lpxB gene encoding lipid-A-disaccharide synthase gives MKLLVCAMEASSNIHLKELKKYLSDDVELYGVFDKELGNPLYDLTSLAIMGFVDALKKLRFFFKLRDEFVKLAASCDKVLLMDSSGFNLPLAKKLRETYPDKEIIYYILPQAWAWKKGRVAKLEKYCSKLCSIIPFEGEMYSDKNKLTYVGHPLLDEIKEFKQELSNTNKIAFMPGSRKTEITNLMPIFRELINKIPNKEYVLIIPAKFDDAYIKKIYGDISEFTISKNTHEALIDSEYAFICSGTATLEAALIGTPFTLSYIAKRFDFFIGKLFVKLNYIGLANIFFEKMGKSALHSEFLQENVTVDNLLNDYNNLDKKSFFNNSKLLRDYLKNGSSQNVAKIIQN, from the coding sequence ATGAAACTTTTAGTTTGCGCCATGGAGGCTTCATCAAATATTCACTTAAAAGAGTTAAAAAAATATTTAAGTGATGATGTTGAACTTTATGGTGTTTTTGATAAAGAGTTGGGAAATCCTCTTTATGATTTAACTTCTTTGGCAATTATGGGTTTTGTTGATGCTTTAAAAAAGTTAAGATTTTTTTTTAAACTAAGAGATGAGTTCGTAAAACTTGCAGCTTCTTGCGATAAAGTTTTACTAATGGATAGTTCAGGATTTAATCTACCACTTGCAAAAAAATTAAGAGAAACTTATCCAGATAAAGAGATTATATATTATATTTTACCTCAAGCTTGGGCTTGGAAAAAAGGAAGAGTTGCAAAGCTAGAGAAGTATTGTTCTAAACTTTGCTCAATAATTCCTTTTGAAGGTGAAATGTATAGTGATAAAAATAAACTTACTTATGTGGGACACCCTCTTTTAGACGAAATAAAAGAGTTTAAACAAGAACTATCAAATACAAATAAAATAGCTTTTATGCCAGGAAGTAGGAAAACAGAAATCACAAATCTTATGCCAATTTTTAGAGAATTGATAAATAAAATACCAAATAAAGAGTACGTTTTAATAATTCCTGCAAAATTTGATGATGCTTATATTAAAAAAATATATGGTGATATTTCAGAGTTTACAATTTCTAAAAATACACATGAAGCGCTTATTGATTCTGAATATGCATTTATTTGTTCAGGAACGGCTACTTTAGAAGCTGCACTTATTGGAACTCCTTTTACACTTTCTTATATTGCTAAGAGATTTGATTTTTTTATAGGAAAATTATTTGTAAAATTAAATTACATTGGACTTGCAAATATATTTTTTGAAAAAATGGGGAAATCAGCTCTTCATAGTGAATTTTTACAAGAAAATGTGACTGTAGATAATCTACTAAATGATTATAATAATTTGGATAAAAAATCATTTTTTAACAATTCTAAATTACTAAGAGACTATC